A single genomic interval of Microbacterium oleivorans harbors:
- a CDS encoding serine hydrolase domain-containing protein, with protein MTPTFDAAFDWARRHVTAGNLPSAVLGVADAHGTLALDAVSADVHDRYALFSITKALLGITAARSVQRGELTPLTPLTRALPEFGTARDDVVRLAHLVSHTSGIADPPLDTARPLREELLGRGRDFAAGSVSRYSTIAFEGVAALVEHATGRPWHEDVAEWAGAIGADGLSLDLDGTAPVVDAADAGVDMAVFATQRNPGAGLAGRASDLLALGTELLRIHGGARDGILSPATLAMMLRPLTGDIPRLDPYPAERGQDWGFAWNLRSRAPGLIAQDAYGHGGWAGTEFWVHPDAGIAWVLLTNRALRPGVDADELDNAIIGAL; from the coding sequence ATGACGCCGACCTTCGACGCCGCCTTCGATTGGGCGCGCCGCCACGTGACCGCCGGAAACCTCCCCTCGGCCGTGCTGGGCGTCGCCGACGCCCACGGCACTCTCGCCCTCGACGCCGTCTCGGCGGACGTGCACGACCGCTACGCGCTGTTCTCGATCACGAAGGCGCTCCTGGGCATCACCGCCGCCCGAAGCGTGCAACGCGGAGAGCTCACCCCGCTCACGCCGCTGACCCGGGCACTGCCGGAGTTCGGCACCGCGCGCGACGACGTCGTCCGGCTCGCGCACCTCGTCAGCCACACCAGCGGCATCGCCGACCCGCCGCTCGACACCGCACGTCCGCTGCGGGAGGAGCTGCTGGGGCGCGGACGGGACTTCGCGGCCGGCTCGGTCTCGCGGTACTCCACGATCGCCTTCGAGGGGGTCGCCGCCCTCGTCGAGCACGCGACGGGTCGTCCCTGGCACGAGGACGTCGCCGAGTGGGCCGGCGCGATCGGGGCCGACGGCCTCTCGCTCGATCTCGACGGCACCGCGCCCGTGGTCGACGCCGCGGACGCCGGGGTCGACATGGCGGTCTTCGCGACCCAGCGCAACCCCGGGGCGGGCCTCGCGGGCCGGGCGAGCGACCTGCTCGCCCTCGGCACCGAGTTGCTGCGCATCCACGGGGGCGCCCGCGACGGCATCCTCTCGCCCGCGACCCTGGCGATGATGCTGCGCCCGCTCACCGGCGACATCCCCCGGCTCGACCCCTACCCGGCCGAGCGCGGACAGGATTGGGGCTTCGCGTGGAACCTGCGCAGCCGCGCCCCGGGCCTCATCGCCCAGGACGCGTACGGTCACGGCGGCTGGGCGGGGACGGAGTTCTGGGTGCACCCGGACGCGGGCATCGCCTGGGTGCTGCTGACCAACCGCGCACTCCGACCCGGCGTCGACGCCGACGAACTCGACAACGCGATCATCGGCGCCCTGTGA
- a CDS encoding beta-galactosidase, with protein sequence MSGVHEVTHVGWPTAETPAALPEPAERARGITVTDRALSRDGRGWVPVSGEVHYSRLPRHRWEERMRQLAAAGVGIAATYAFWNHHVPERGRPRFDGHLDIGAFVDVAAAAGLDVVLRIGPWAHGESRNGGFPDWVQAAPVAHRTDDPAYLTLVREWFAQLGSALDGRARPGGPVIGIQLENELYDRPEHLRTLKRLAREAGMSAPLWTATAWGGAELPDGEVLPVFGGYADGFWVDPDAPWDPTFRAHYFPSHDWDDPGVGADVRASQGFAAASAAADLHGFPPATCELGGGMATAYHRRPVLAGRDVAALAHLKIGNGSAWQGYYMFVGGRNPEPALQESIDTGYPNDMPEFGYDFHAPIGQSGDLAESAPLLRVQHAFLEAFGDRLARMTSSLPDVRAASLDDRTTLRWALRCDGDEGVVVISHHQPFEQVEAVSGVQLRVRRDGGETAFPSTPITVPPGTLARWPVGLEIGGVRVDWATASLVTLLRGRERPTLVLLEDAGVPVEVCLDGVARAVEPGRDAPGGDRGHPDLDVVVIRAADAERLWVRPGARPELWLTDGELTWDADGALLRGATAADRYDPDARRWTDLGTGPAETERMPVVVELVRDAGPAARDYGFAGPRHRAPDPGTLDRGAALYRLRIPAAALEPDADAVLDLDWAGDVGLLRVDGTIADDRFWDGTRWSVSLHDVGIVDRTEVSVQVLALAPESTVALAAAAAARRADAATTRLEASVRVRGSWRRPS encoded by the coding sequence GTGAGCGGGGTGCACGAGGTCACCCACGTCGGCTGGCCGACGGCCGAGACCCCGGCCGCGCTGCCCGAGCCGGCGGAGCGCGCGCGGGGCATCACCGTCACCGATCGCGCGCTCTCGCGGGACGGCCGCGGCTGGGTCCCCGTCTCAGGCGAGGTGCACTACAGCCGCCTCCCCCGGCACCGCTGGGAGGAGCGGATGCGACAGCTCGCGGCCGCCGGGGTGGGCATCGCCGCGACCTACGCGTTCTGGAACCATCACGTGCCCGAGCGCGGGCGCCCGCGATTCGACGGGCACCTCGACATCGGCGCGTTCGTCGATGTCGCCGCCGCCGCCGGGCTCGACGTCGTGCTGCGGATCGGTCCCTGGGCGCACGGCGAGTCGCGCAACGGGGGCTTCCCCGACTGGGTGCAGGCCGCCCCGGTCGCGCACCGCACCGACGACCCCGCGTACCTGACGCTCGTTCGCGAATGGTTCGCGCAACTCGGGTCCGCCCTCGACGGACGCGCGCGCCCGGGCGGCCCGGTCATCGGCATCCAGCTCGAGAACGAGCTGTACGACCGGCCCGAGCACCTCCGCACCCTCAAGCGCCTGGCGCGCGAGGCCGGGATGTCGGCGCCGCTGTGGACGGCGACCGCCTGGGGCGGCGCCGAGCTGCCCGACGGCGAGGTGCTCCCGGTCTTCGGCGGGTACGCCGACGGATTCTGGGTCGACCCGGACGCACCGTGGGATCCGACGTTCCGCGCGCACTACTTCCCGTCGCACGACTGGGACGACCCGGGGGTGGGCGCCGACGTGCGGGCGAGCCAGGGCTTCGCGGCAGCGAGCGCCGCCGCCGACCTGCACGGCTTCCCTCCCGCCACCTGTGAGCTGGGCGGCGGGATGGCGACCGCCTACCATCGGCGCCCGGTGCTGGCGGGCCGGGATGTCGCAGCGCTCGCCCACCTGAAGATCGGCAACGGATCCGCCTGGCAGGGGTATTACATGTTCGTCGGCGGTCGCAACCCCGAGCCGGCGCTGCAGGAGAGCATCGACACGGGCTACCCCAACGACATGCCCGAGTTCGGGTACGACTTCCACGCGCCCATCGGCCAATCGGGCGACCTCGCCGAGTCCGCGCCGTTGCTGCGCGTCCAGCACGCCTTCCTCGAAGCGTTCGGCGATCGACTCGCCCGCATGACGTCGTCGTTGCCCGACGTGCGCGCGGCGTCGCTCGATGACCGGACGACCCTCCGGTGGGCGCTCCGATGCGACGGCGACGAGGGCGTCGTCGTGATCTCGCACCACCAGCCGTTCGAACAGGTCGAGGCCGTGTCCGGGGTGCAGCTGCGCGTGCGCCGCGACGGCGGCGAGACCGCCTTTCCGAGCACCCCGATCACCGTGCCGCCCGGGACCCTCGCCCGCTGGCCGGTCGGGCTCGAGATCGGCGGCGTCCGGGTCGACTGGGCGACGGCGTCGTTGGTCACTCTGCTTCGGGGTCGTGAGCGCCCGACGCTCGTCCTGCTCGAGGATGCCGGCGTGCCGGTCGAGGTCTGCCTCGACGGCGTCGCGCGAGCGGTCGAGCCGGGGCGCGATGCGCCCGGTGGCGACCGCGGTCACCCCGATCTCGACGTCGTCGTGATCCGCGCCGCGGATGCCGAGCGGCTGTGGGTCCGCCCCGGTGCGCGGCCCGAGCTGTGGCTCACCGACGGCGAGCTGACGTGGGATGCCGACGGCGCCCTGCTGCGGGGAGCCACCGCCGCAGACCGATACGACCCCGACGCGCGCCGGTGGACCGACCTCGGGACGGGACCTGCGGAGACCGAGCGGATGCCCGTCGTCGTCGAGCTCGTCCGCGATGCCGGTCCGGCCGCGCGGGACTACGGCTTCGCCGGTCCGCGGCACCGCGCACCCGACCCCGGGACGCTCGACCGCGGCGCGGCCCTGTACCGGCTGCGGATCCCCGCCGCAGCGCTCGAACCGGACGCCGACGCCGTGCTCGACCTCGACTGGGCCGGAGACGTCGGCCTGCTCCGCGTGGACGGCACGATCGCGGACGACCGCTTCTGGGACGGCACGCGCTGGTCGGTGTCGCTGCACGACGTCGGGATCGTGGATCGGACCGAGGTGTCGGTGCAGGTGCTCGCGCTCGCCCCGGAATCGACCGTCGCCCTGGCTGCAGCGGCGGCGGCCCGACGCGCCGATGCCGCGACGACGCGCCTCGAGGCGTCGGTGCGCGTGCGGGGTTCCTGGCGACGCCCGTCGTGA
- a CDS encoding rhamnogalacturonan lyase family protein gives MTASHPPVPARRRSTHRTLAVTTAAVLVSTLLPAAAAAAEEDVPVSAASPLVSPLAPGEAVAFDFGPGAVAADAIGVTSGAAFDPEQGFGFSAPPTAATPDVDRGGDDALRSDFVAAQGGTFEVDLGAGDYSVALIAGDAGGATDITLTVEGIVKVQPTAKPAGEFLEMAFPIALVDGRLTVQVGGTAASLAALTITRLGERPAGSIPTTYLTGDSTVQTYDATAYAPQAGWGQMLDRFLADDVAVTNRAIGGRSSKNFITQGRLDEVLLAIRPGDYLFVQFGHNDATQGVDDRYASPADYKEYLRVYVDGARQRGATPVLVTPVSRRDVDPATGLFRVSFPEYVAKMTELAAEEDVPLVDLSASSRAYLDGIGAEAAKAVFLHVDPGVFPNRPAGTVDDTHFQEYGAIQMARLVAQGIAALDDPLAEKVTDTDQPDDLPAAPQNLVAGAISNAGATLQWDAVPTADIYRVFRQQAGDDPDAWTLVGTVTQPTTLAQGLPEGATVRYRVVAVNGRGESEPSAPVEFTTKQAAYRFDFQLPGNPLAAGYTEVTPALGYTAERGYGFTNTLPANAGRDRGAAEGSNDLVRDFVLPGDSSTFALDVPNGTYSVKTFSGDWIGSTRTSFRVEGKEAGSGNAGRGSVAAVLRGPFLVTDGQLSIEAYGAAAGTRLNGLEVTPILLGPSGLVVTGVDADPAAPTVSLAWEPETGVRWNVYRSSEFDPAPALIGSSTEPGYVDRTARVGLDYAYHVTAIDQTDLESVPSATVETSLIDAAVAAPAAPADLTAERIDKREIELSWTVPGDAVATLVFRSETAGERGELVGIVDAPRFVDGGVLTTVPYFYTVVAVNAGGAGTPSAQLETAAPTVLQRQAEYLDRGLAAVRTDGGVLVSWRLLGTDPADAAFHVYRDGERITEAPVTETTNLLDAEGTDDATYLVTRLSADGERETTESDAVSVQTAAYRSVPLQKPADAYTKDGQPYSYSANDTTVGDVDGDGTYELIVKWYPSNAKDNSQAGYTGNVYVDAYRMDGERLWRIDLGVNIRAGAHYTDLMVYDFDGDGRAELITRTADGTIDGTGRPIGNAGADHRNSSGYVLQGPEYLSVFDGLTGAAVDTIDYVPQRGDVGSWGDTYGNRVDRFLASVAYLDGERPSAIFSRGYYTRAVIGAFDFDGQTLSTRWVLDTEDEGSESVYGQGYHSMSVADVDGDAKDEIVFGSATIDDDGEVLYSTGLGHGDALHVSDLDPARPGLEVFAAHETMSASGNRGATFRDAATGEILWDIPATVDTGRAASGDIDPRHPGAEGWAVGGDAAWNSREGHLMSAAGERIGDSIPAANFLAWFDGDPLREIVDHSWNAATSQGTPTVSKWNWEEGAEELLLSDEGARSNNGTKGTPNLQADLFGDWREEIVWRSADSSELRIYATTDETELRIPTLMHDMQYRVAVAWQNTGYNQPPHPSFFIGDGMAPAPMPSIAVTGDSSGATDETAPVISGLPADGLLLADSDRLSLAITADDPESGVRTLDVAWDGEPVAADELLELAGLTGEHVLTVRAVNHDGLVATAQTRVVVFEDDGATGAPARGSLHNTSGWDDGLHDGTFTVTMNLWWGTNGSVFRLYENGELIATRLLSAATPMAQVASVEVAGRSNGTYVYTGELVNAAGTTQTASTTVTVSDAAPGRPVVSHDNHDRDGAYTLTTDLWWGTNASGYTLYENGEAIDTQQLTVASPGAQRAQTAVTGRGPGTYEYVAEFTNDAGATRSRPVTVVVR, from the coding sequence GTGACTGCGAGCCATCCCCCCGTCCCCGCCCGCCGACGCTCCACCCACCGCACCCTCGCCGTCACCACGGCTGCCGTCCTCGTCAGCACGCTGCTCCCGGCCGCGGCTGCCGCCGCCGAGGAGGACGTCCCGGTCTCCGCGGCGTCGCCGCTGGTGAGCCCCCTCGCCCCCGGCGAGGCGGTCGCCTTCGACTTCGGCCCGGGCGCGGTCGCGGCGGACGCGATCGGCGTCACCTCGGGCGCGGCGTTCGACCCCGAGCAGGGCTTCGGCTTCTCGGCACCCCCGACCGCGGCGACACCCGACGTCGACCGCGGCGGCGACGATGCGCTGCGGTCGGACTTCGTGGCCGCTCAAGGCGGCACGTTCGAGGTCGACCTCGGCGCCGGTGACTACTCCGTCGCCCTCATCGCCGGTGATGCCGGCGGCGCCACCGACATCACCCTCACCGTCGAGGGCATCGTGAAGGTCCAGCCCACCGCCAAGCCGGCCGGCGAGTTCCTCGAGATGGCCTTCCCCATCGCTCTGGTCGACGGCCGCCTCACCGTGCAGGTCGGCGGCACCGCGGCATCCCTCGCCGCACTGACGATCACGCGCCTGGGCGAACGCCCGGCCGGATCGATCCCCACGACCTACCTGACCGGCGACTCGACCGTGCAGACCTACGACGCCACCGCCTACGCCCCGCAAGCGGGGTGGGGGCAGATGCTCGACCGGTTCCTCGCCGACGACGTCGCCGTGACCAACCGCGCGATCGGCGGGCGCTCCTCGAAGAACTTCATCACGCAGGGCCGCCTCGACGAGGTGCTCCTCGCCATCCGCCCGGGCGACTACCTGTTCGTGCAGTTCGGCCACAACGACGCCACGCAGGGCGTCGACGACCGGTACGCCTCGCCGGCCGACTACAAGGAGTATCTGCGCGTCTACGTCGACGGCGCGCGCCAGCGCGGCGCCACCCCGGTGCTCGTCACACCCGTCTCCCGGCGCGATGTCGACCCGGCCACGGGCCTGTTCCGCGTCAGCTTCCCCGAGTACGTCGCCAAGATGACCGAGCTCGCCGCCGAGGAGGACGTGCCGCTCGTCGACCTCTCGGCCTCCAGCCGCGCGTACCTCGACGGCATCGGCGCCGAGGCCGCCAAGGCGGTCTTCCTGCACGTCGACCCGGGCGTCTTCCCCAACCGCCCGGCGGGCACGGTCGACGACACGCACTTCCAGGAGTACGGCGCGATCCAGATGGCGCGCCTCGTCGCCCAGGGCATCGCCGCACTCGACGACCCGCTCGCCGAGAAGGTCACCGACACCGATCAGCCCGACGACCTTCCCGCCGCCCCGCAGAACCTGGTCGCCGGCGCGATCAGCAACGCCGGTGCGACGCTGCAGTGGGATGCCGTGCCCACGGCCGACATCTACCGGGTCTTCCGCCAGCAGGCGGGCGACGACCCCGACGCGTGGACGCTCGTCGGAACCGTGACCCAGCCGACGACCCTCGCGCAGGGCCTGCCCGAGGGGGCGACCGTGCGCTACCGCGTCGTCGCCGTCAACGGTCGCGGCGAGTCCGAGCCCTCGGCGCCGGTGGAGTTCACCACCAAGCAGGCGGCGTACCGCTTCGACTTCCAGCTGCCGGGCAACCCGCTGGCCGCCGGATACACCGAGGTCACTCCGGCGCTGGGCTACACGGCCGAGCGCGGCTACGGGTTCACGAACACGCTCCCCGCCAACGCGGGACGCGACCGCGGCGCCGCCGAGGGGTCGAACGACCTCGTGCGCGACTTCGTCCTCCCCGGCGACAGCTCGACGTTCGCCCTCGACGTGCCCAACGGCACCTACTCGGTCAAGACCTTCTCGGGCGACTGGATCGGCTCCACCCGCACCAGCTTCCGGGTGGAGGGCAAGGAGGCAGGCTCCGGCAACGCCGGCCGCGGGTCGGTCGCCGCGGTGCTGCGCGGACCCTTCCTCGTCACCGACGGGCAGCTGAGCATCGAGGCCTACGGTGCGGCCGCCGGCACCCGCCTCAACGGCCTCGAGGTCACGCCCATCCTGCTCGGACCGTCGGGGCTGGTCGTGACGGGCGTCGACGCCGACCCCGCCGCTCCGACCGTCTCGCTCGCGTGGGAGCCCGAGACGGGAGTGCGGTGGAACGTCTACCGCAGCTCGGAGTTCGACCCCGCCCCCGCGCTGATCGGCTCGAGCACCGAGCCGGGCTACGTCGACCGCACCGCCCGGGTCGGCCTCGACTACGCCTACCACGTGACCGCGATCGATCAGACCGACCTCGAGTCCGTCCCGTCCGCGACGGTCGAGACGAGCCTCATCGACGCCGCCGTCGCCGCGCCCGCGGCACCCGCCGACCTCACCGCGGAACGCATCGACAAACGCGAGATCGAACTGTCGTGGACGGTCCCCGGCGACGCCGTGGCGACGCTCGTCTTCCGCTCCGAGACCGCCGGCGAGCGCGGGGAGCTGGTCGGGATCGTCGACGCGCCGCGCTTCGTGGACGGCGGCGTGCTGACCACCGTGCCCTACTTCTACACCGTGGTCGCCGTCAACGCGGGAGGCGCGGGCACACCGTCCGCGCAGCTCGAGACGGCGGCACCGACGGTGCTGCAGCGACAGGCGGAGTACCTCGACCGGGGTCTCGCCGCCGTCCGCACCGACGGCGGCGTGCTCGTGTCGTGGCGGCTGCTCGGAACCGACCCCGCCGATGCGGCGTTCCACGTCTACCGCGACGGCGAGCGCATCACCGAGGCGCCGGTCACCGAGACGACGAACCTGCTCGACGCCGAGGGGACCGACGACGCGACCTACCTCGTCACCCGGCTGAGCGCCGACGGCGAGCGCGAGACGACGGAGTCGGATGCCGTCTCGGTGCAGACCGCTGCCTACCGCTCGGTCCCCCTGCAGAAGCCGGCCGACGCCTACACGAAGGACGGCCAGCCGTACTCCTACTCCGCCAACGACACGACCGTCGGCGACGTCGACGGCGACGGCACCTACGAGCTCATCGTCAAGTGGTACCCCTCCAACGCCAAGGACAACTCGCAGGCGGGCTACACCGGCAACGTCTACGTCGACGCCTACCGGATGGACGGCGAGCGGCTGTGGCGCATCGATCTGGGGGTGAACATCCGCGCCGGCGCCCACTACACCGATCTGATGGTCTACGACTTCGACGGGGACGGGCGGGCCGAGCTCATCACCCGCACGGCCGACGGCACGATCGACGGCACCGGCCGACCCATCGGCAACGCGGGCGCCGACCACCGCAACAGCTCGGGCTACGTGCTGCAGGGACCGGAGTACCTCAGCGTCTTCGACGGGCTCACCGGCGCCGCCGTCGACACGATCGACTACGTCCCCCAGCGGGGCGACGTGGGGTCGTGGGGCGACACCTACGGCAACCGGGTCGACCGGTTCCTCGCCTCGGTGGCCTACCTCGACGGCGAGCGCCCCAGCGCGATCTTCAGCCGCGGGTACTACACCCGTGCGGTGATCGGCGCGTTCGACTTCGACGGCCAGACCCTCAGCACGCGTTGGGTCCTCGACACCGAGGACGAGGGGTCGGAGTCGGTCTACGGCCAGGGGTACCACTCGATGTCGGTGGCCGATGTCGACGGCGACGCCAAGGACGAGATCGTCTTCGGCTCGGCGACCATCGACGACGACGGCGAGGTGCTGTACTCGACCGGGCTCGGCCACGGCGACGCGCTGCACGTGTCGGACCTCGACCCCGCGCGCCCCGGCCTCGAGGTCTTCGCCGCCCACGAGACGATGTCCGCCTCGGGCAACCGCGGCGCGACGTTCCGCGATGCGGCCACCGGCGAGATCCTGTGGGACATCCCCGCCACCGTCGACACCGGACGAGCGGCGTCGGGCGACATCGATCCCCGGCATCCCGGAGCCGAGGGGTGGGCCGTCGGCGGCGACGCCGCGTGGAACTCCCGCGAGGGGCATCTGATGTCGGCCGCCGGCGAGCGCATCGGCGACAGCATCCCCGCGGCGAACTTCCTCGCCTGGTTCGACGGCGACCCGCTGCGCGAGATCGTCGATCACTCCTGGAACGCCGCGACGTCGCAGGGAACCCCCACGGTCTCGAAGTGGAACTGGGAGGAGGGCGCCGAGGAGCTCCTGCTCTCGGACGAGGGCGCGCGCTCGAACAACGGCACGAAGGGCACGCCCAACCTGCAGGCCGACCTGTTCGGCGACTGGCGCGAAGAGATCGTGTGGCGTTCGGCCGACTCCTCGGAGCTGCGCATCTACGCCACGACCGACGAGACGGAGCTTCGCATCCCGACGCTCATGCACGACATGCAGTACCGCGTCGCGGTCGCGTGGCAGAACACCGGGTACAACCAGCCCCCGCATCCGAGCTTCTTCATCGGCGACGGCATGGCCCCCGCTCCGATGCCGTCGATCGCGGTGACCGGCGACTCCTCGGGAGCGACGGACGAGACGGCCCCGGTCATCTCGGGGCTCCCCGCGGACGGGCTGCTCCTGGCCGACAGCGACCGGCTGTCGTTGGCCATCACCGCAGACGACCCCGAATCGGGCGTGCGCACCCTGGATGTCGCCTGGGACGGCGAGCCCGTCGCGGCGGACGAGCTGCTCGAGCTCGCGGGCCTCACCGGTGAGCACGTGCTCACCGTGCGGGCCGTGAACCACGACGGCCTCGTCGCCACCGCGCAGACGCGCGTGGTGGTCTTCGAGGACGACGGGGCCACTGGCGCCCCCGCCCGCGGCTCGCTGCACAACACCAGCGGCTGGGACGACGGTCTGCACGACGGCACGTTCACCGTCACCATGAATCTGTGGTGGGGCACGAACGGGTCGGTGTTCCGGCTGTACGAGAACGGCGAGCTGATCGCGACGCGTCTGTTGTCGGCCGCCACGCCGATGGCCCAGGTGGCGTCGGTGGAGGTCGCCGGACGGTCCAACGGCACCTACGTGTACACCGGCGAGCTCGTGAACGCCGCGGGCACGACGCAGACCGCGTCCACCACGGTCACGGTGTCCGATGCCGCCCCCGGCCGCCCCGTGGTCTCGCACGACAACCACGACCGCGACGGCGCCTACACGCTGACGACCGACCTGTGGTGGGGCACCAACGCCTCGGGCTACACGCTGTACGAGAACGGCGAGGCGATCGACACGCAGCAGCTGACGGTCGCCTCGCCCGGGGCGCAACGGGCGCAGACCGCGGTCACCGGACGGGGCCCCGGCACCTACGAGTACGTCGCCGAGTTCACCAACGACGCGGGAGCCACCCGGTCGCGACCGGTGACCGTCGTCGTGCGCTGA
- a CDS encoding glycoside hydrolase family 35 protein: MTTFTIGETDFLLDGRPHRVIAGALHYFRIHPDHWTDRIRKARLMGLNTIETYVAWNAHEPVRGEWDATGWNDLGRFLDLIAAEGMHAIVRPGPYICAEWHNGGLPVWLTSMPGIGLRRSEPRYVEAVSAYLRRVYEIVAPRQIDRGGNVVLVQIENEYGAYGSDHDYLRTLTELTRDCDITVPLTTVDQPEPHMLAAGTLPDLHTTGSFGSRATARLATLREHQPTGPLMCSEFWDGWFDWWGGVHHTTDAAASASELDDLLAAGASVNIYMLHGGSNFGTTNGANDKGRYAPIVTSYDYDAPLDESGHPTEKYHAFREVIARYADVPGEAPPARPDAPAFSVPLRPTGDWLVEGHDHGDEAAEAAPHPPSFEELGQLGPLVRYDVELPADAFGDADAAVLAFGEVRDLAWVAVDGAPIGRLQRALHERSLPVPRGSRLTVLVEDQGRVNYDIRLGESKGLIGPVTLGGRELTGWSAHPVELPQTVTAISGAGTADHASAGRTGLVGAFELGEPVDLFLDTDAWGKGYAFVNGFFLGRYWRNGPQRTLYVPAPATRAGANEIVVVELEHVVDPVAAFVAGPELGHREE, from the coding sequence GTGACGACCTTCACCATCGGCGAGACGGACTTCCTCCTCGACGGACGCCCCCACCGCGTGATCGCCGGTGCCCTGCACTACTTCCGCATCCATCCCGATCACTGGACCGACCGCATCCGCAAGGCGCGGCTGATGGGGCTCAACACGATCGAGACCTACGTCGCCTGGAACGCCCACGAGCCGGTGCGCGGCGAGTGGGATGCCACGGGCTGGAACGACCTCGGTCGCTTCCTCGACCTCATCGCGGCCGAGGGCATGCACGCGATCGTCCGTCCCGGTCCCTACATCTGCGCCGAGTGGCACAACGGCGGTCTGCCGGTGTGGCTCACGAGCATGCCCGGCATCGGGCTGCGCCGCTCCGAGCCCCGGTATGTCGAGGCGGTGAGCGCCTACCTGCGCCGGGTCTACGAGATCGTCGCCCCACGACAGATCGATCGCGGCGGCAACGTCGTGCTGGTGCAGATCGAGAACGAGTACGGTGCCTACGGGTCGGACCACGACTACCTCCGCACGCTGACCGAGCTCACCCGCGACTGCGACATCACGGTGCCGCTGACGACCGTCGACCAGCCCGAGCCGCACATGCTCGCGGCCGGCACGCTCCCCGACCTGCACACGACCGGGTCGTTCGGCTCGCGCGCGACCGCGCGCCTCGCGACGCTCCGCGAGCACCAGCCGACCGGGCCCCTCATGTGCTCGGAGTTCTGGGACGGCTGGTTCGACTGGTGGGGCGGCGTGCACCACACCACGGATGCCGCAGCTTCGGCATCCGAGCTCGACGATCTGCTCGCCGCGGGAGCGTCGGTGAACATCTACATGCTCCACGGCGGCTCGAACTTCGGCACCACGAACGGCGCCAACGACAAGGGCCGCTACGCCCCCATCGTCACCTCGTACGACTACGACGCCCCGCTCGACGAGTCGGGACATCCGACCGAGAAATACCACGCGTTCCGCGAGGTCATCGCCCGCTACGCCGACGTGCCCGGAGAGGCTCCGCCCGCCCGCCCCGATGCCCCCGCCTTCTCGGTGCCGCTGCGACCCACCGGCGACTGGCTGGTCGAGGGGCACGACCACGGCGACGAGGCCGCCGAGGCGGCGCCGCATCCGCCGAGCTTCGAGGAGCTCGGCCAGCTCGGACCGCTCGTGCGCTACGACGTCGAGCTGCCCGCCGATGCCTTCGGAGACGCCGATGCCGCCGTGCTGGCCTTCGGGGAGGTCCGCGATCTCGCGTGGGTCGCGGTCGACGGAGCGCCCATCGGGCGCCTGCAGCGCGCGCTGCACGAGCGATCGCTGCCGGTCCCCCGAGGATCGCGCCTGACGGTGCTCGTCGAGGACCAGGGACGCGTCAACTACGACATCCGCCTCGGCGAGAGCAAGGGCCTCATCGGTCCGGTGACCCTGGGCGGGCGCGAGCTGACCGGATGGTCGGCACACCCCGTCGAGCTGCCGCAGACGGTGACGGCGATCTCGGGCGCGGGCACGGCGGATCACGCGAGCGCCGGCCGGACCGGCCTCGTGGGCGCGTTCGAGCTCGGCGAGCCCGTCGACCTCTTCCTCGACACCGATGCCTGGGGCAAGGGATACGCGTTCGTCAACGGGTTCTTCCTCGGCCGCTACTGGCGCAACGGCCCGCAGCGCACCCTGTACGTCCCCGCACCGGCGACGCGCGCCGGGGCGAACGAGATCGTCGTCGTCGAGCTCGAGCACGTCGTCGATCCCGTCGCCGCCTTCGTCGCCGGGCCCGAGCTCGGACACCGCGAGGAGTGA